GTATTCGTCGGTGCAGGCGGTATCGATGGCCTCGATGGCTCCCCGGTAGATCTCGGCTGGCGTGAGCGGGCTTTGCGGGCCGAGCGTGTCGGGTGCATCAGGCCTGAAGGGGCCTTCCATGTAGAGATCCGCCGCGTTGCCGAAATCCCCGGCCAGTTGCAGGTCGATGAAGACCGGCACCCGCGTCTCGATCGCGCCTGGCCCGTCGCCGTCCGAGGGGATGATCCGCGCCGTGGCGGCCATGACGAAGGCCCATTCGGCGGCATTCAGGTACTCGGGGCTGTACTGCTCCAGCGGCGGCACGTCCTGCGCGTGGGCGCGCGCACCGAGGGCAAACGCCGATGCTGCGGCAGTGCCGCCGAGAAACCTCCGGCGAGTGGTATTTAGATAGGTTGGATGGCTCATCGCGTCTGCCTCTCCCAAGGGGTTGGCAAGCACGGCGCAAGGGGTGCATCACCCCGAGGCCGACGCTTGCAAGCGAATGCTCTCT
The nucleotide sequence above comes from Celeribacter indicus. Encoded proteins:
- a CDS encoding gluconate 2-dehydrogenase subunit 3 family protein, whose amino-acid sequence is MSHPTYLNTTRRRFLGGTAAASAFALGARAHAQDVPPLEQYSPEYLNAAEWAFVMAATARIIPSDGDGPGAIETRVPVFIDLQLAGDFGNAADLYMEGPFRPDAPDTLGPQSPLTPAEIYRGAIEAIDTACTDEYGSVFADLDPTQQDEVLSALEESPSTSGSTQDMAEDSGGGAMNTGGSTAFGLAPELKEFFALLVQNTKEGYFADPMYGGNAGMAAWSYIGFPGARGSYAEWVGREEDYPLGPVSISGERA